The genomic stretch CTCGGCGAAGCTGAGGCTGCTCCCGGCATAGCCACCCGCACGCGCGATACCGGGCACCTCCGAGATCATCGCGCCGATGCGGTTGCCGTCCGCCGCCACATCGAAGTAGCCGACACCGGCCCAATTGCCTTCCACCAGCTGGCAGCTTCCAGGCACGATGAGGCGACCGCCGTTCCGCGTGACGGCGCGGAAGTCGGACAGGAACTGATCGCAATCCTGCAACTGCGGTCTGACCACCGTGTCGAAGTTGGCCGACCTGGCATCGAAGATCCGCTGGTTGGTCGCCACGGCACGGTCGATCAGCGACACGGTGGACGCGGCCTGCAACTCGGTCGTTTGATGGACTGCGGCCGATTCGAGCACACTCGCATGCATCGCCTGCGCCAGGACCACAGCCTGCGCCCGGCGCTCATCCCCTCGGCGATGGACGACGCTGACCCGGTTGGCGGGCAGGTCCACGAAGGGTCGGCCGCTGTTGTAGCGGTCCACACCGTAGCCGGCCACGCCGACCAGGTGGTGCACCACGGTGTCCGTCTCGGCCAGCCTGTCGATCAACTCCAGTGTCTGCGACGTCTGCGCGATCCACAGCGACGACAGCAAGGCCAGCGACGATCCCAGCACCTCCTCGGAACTGTCCGCCGCACCCGCCGAGCGCGCATTGCCCAGCACCGTCCGGTGATGTTCTGCCACCGCGCGGCCTGCCGAACCCCAAGCGTTGCCGATCACATAGGCGCCGCCCTGCGTGATCGTTACGCGGGAGGTCTGGTTCACCGAGGGATCGAGATACGGGTGGTGGACGACCTCCAGCAGCAGGATGTCGGCCCGCCACGCGGGCACCGGCATGCCCTTGGCCTGCTCCACGCCCTCCAGCATCAGCACCGGCTCGCGTGCTGCGGTGTAGGTGATGGACAAGCGCTTCCCGTAGAGTTCGGTGGAGGTGTAGGTTCGATCGATGTCGCGGTACTGCACGCGCAACGTCGGGTAGTAGCCCGACGGCACCGAGTTCCAGATCTCCACCGGGACGTCGGGCGACTGGTAAGGCAGCGCCGTCTGCCGCAGCTTCTGCCCATGGCTCGGGAATGCCGTCCTGCCGCCGATCCAGTCTGTCAGCGTGGACGACGGGCTGGTGGCGCGGATGTGCGCCGCCAGCTTGGTGGCATAGCCGGTCAGCTTGTTGCGTATCGCGGTGCGATTGATGCCTTGCACGAAGTCCGGCGTGATGGTCGCGCCCGCGCGGGCGGCAGCCAGGAAGTCGGCGGCGTCATAGCCTGCCGCGGCCGCGAGTGAGGTGCCGGAATGGATGAGGTGGCTCTTGAAGCTCGGATCGAAGACATAGGGTTTGCCGTTGATGACGGCGCGCACCCACACGTGCCGGAACTGCATGCCCACCAGCGCCGACTTTCCACCGGGGCACGGCACATCTTCGGCGATCCAGGTCACGATCACCGGCACCTGGGCGTTGCCGAAGTACTGCCGTGCCGCGCAGGCGTCGGCAGGATCGACGCCCATCCAGCTCTGCAGATCCCCGCCCGACAACTCGATCGCGCCATAGACGTAATCAGCGGCAATCCCGGATTCCCGCAGCAGCGCCACCATCAGGCTGGCCAGGTCGAAGGCGGTGCCGCGCTGATCGAGGACGGCACCCTCGGCCCCCTTCTGGAAACCCCAGCCGTGCACGTACGCGATGTTGTTGGACACGTACTCGTAGATGAGGTCGGGATCATGGCGCAGCGCACGCGCCAGTTCTGCAATGGAGTTGCCCGGCGTCGCCGCAGCAGCAGACGCGGTGACTGCCGTGGAAGCAACGGTCGTCGGCGCCGCCTTGAGCTGAACCGCCTTGGCGGCGTTCGCGCGCAAGCGTTCCTCGACCTCCGCCGGCAGGCGGCGCGAGCGCACCACTCGCTCTGCGTCCCGTCCATCGACCAGCGCCAAGGGAACATGGCCGATGCCGCGGTGGCTTGCCGCCTCGACGGCCCCCAACTTCTGCTGTTGAGCGGGTGCGAGTTGCATCCGATGGCCCTTCGAGGCCGGTCTGTTGCCGTGACCGTTCACGTCGCCGGCCGCATGACCGGCCGACAACAACATCCCACTGAGCGCGACGCCCAGACAAGTGCGCCAGAGGTGGCCGATGAATCTTGCAGACATGCTTACCCCTACGGGCCCGACAGGCCCGCAAACGTCGGACGGACATCAAGACGCAAAGCCACAGCAGAGCCCTTCACTCCCGCTGGAGTGGGCACGACTTCGCGCAGTGAAAAGCGATACGGCCTTGCGGCCGCCAGAGAGGAACGGCCCTGCGGCCGCCGATCAGGAGGGAACGGTGGTGACGACGCTGGTGCGATTGCCTGCCGCGTCGTAGCTGTAGGTGATCAGCACACCCGTGCTGTATTGCACCGTCTTGACGCGACCAAGCACGTCATAGGTGTAGGTGACCGAGGCAGCGCCCGCGGGACCTGTGAAGCCGACCGCTGCGACGCTGAGGATCAGCGCCGGGATCGTCGTCCGAAAGAAGCCGGCTGGCTCCCTCCCTCTGTTTGGTGCGCCAAGGGCGGCGTCTTGAGTTCTCATTGTTCTCGTTCTCCCTTTGACTGGACACGAGGTGTCCAACATGCCGCCGAAAACCTCGCATCGACCGTTGTCGGCCCTGCGCAGTGAGGCGGTAAATGGATTGTGGAGATTTGCAATGAATCATGTCAATGGGCAAGCAGGACCCGTTACCGGTCCTCCGCGACACGCTCGCCGTCGCCACTGAACCGGTTTGATTCTTCTTGAGGAGCTGCGCACCGGGGTTGGCAAGAGGGAGCAACTCCTCGGTCTACGGCCCCTCACGCCGTTTACGCCGTCACGCCCCCCTGCCTCACGTCGGTTCTGAGTTGGAGGCCAACGCAACTCATGACATCAAGCCTAGGGAGGTGTCGCCCCCCCACAATGAGTTCGATCGTCGCACACAGCCGCTGCACTGCAGCGATCCGTGTTCCATGTTCCATGTTCCATGTTGCACGATCAACACCGTGAACGGGCCGACGTCGAGCGGCACGCCAACCCGGTCGGCCGCCGCAAGTCCGCACGCCGTTTGCTCTAGGCCGCGCACAGGTCACTGCGTATCGTCCGTCGTGCATCTGCTGTACGTCGGCACCTGGGCACCGGAGTGCACAAGACTGTTGTGACACGCTCAATTGAGGGGACTGCCTCGTCCGCGCCGCACGCCTCCAGCCCGGCCAGACCCGGCTCAGGCAGATGCGGCGAGATACAGGTGAACGATCGCGACACACATGGCGCTGCGAATTCCAAGGTGTCGACCTACCGTTGCCCAGCGAGCCGCCGTGCTTCCGGCCTCGTCCGTTGTCCTCCCCCATCGGTGGCCCTAGGGCCGGTGCGTTCCAACTCGGTCTGCAGAAGCACGCTCACAACAAGGAGAAACCCATGCCGATCCTGCTCCCCTTTGCGCCCAGCGGTAGGCTGCGCACGTCCCATTGCCGCGACCGCCCCGTACTCGGCGGCGTCAAGGCGGCCAAGGCCTTCAGTCAGGCCTTGGCGGTCGGCGTCCTGGTCGTCAGCGCCACCGCCGCCAGTGCCGATGTTCTGACGGTGACGCAAAACGTGCGCGTGCGCGGCGATGTGCTCCATTTGAACCTGCCAGTCCCCCCCGACCAGATCTATACCGGCAGTTATAGGGTGACCGCTCCGACGGTCGACGAGATCGTCGACAGCGCGGGGCACGACGAGGCCATCGCCCACATCTACCATCATTCCGTCGTCGACAGCTTCGACTTTCGGATGAGGGGTGGTACGTCGGGCACGATCGACGTCGACATCGACCTCGGCAAGTTGACCGGCACCGAGCTCCGGTCGACCGCCTTCACGTCGGCCCAGCTCAACATGTTCGGCCGCCGCAGGATCATGGAGGTGACGGCCAACGTCGATGCCGTTTACTTGCCCGTGCCGGAGCCGGCCAGCGTCGCCCTGCTGGCCGCCGGGCTGATCGGATTGGCCGGACGCAAAACCCTCTGGCGGCGCATCGCCCCCACCGCCCACGCGTGACACAGCCCACGCGCGCCGGTGTCGCCCCGAGTCCGGGCCGCCGGCCAGGCTCCTGCAAAGGGGGCTTGGCGCCGCAGCCCAAGGCGGCGCCTCCTTTGATGACACAGTTCCGAGACGCCGCCGAGGGCGTCCGGATGATGGCGGCGCGTGCAGCCCCCGCCGGGGGACGAGAGTACAGCGCCGCGACGTTGATCCACGGCAAAGTGCAAACGGGGTATTCCCGCTGATTGCAGCGCCTGCGCTCCACCATCATCGGCATGGTTGACGTGGAAAGGAGCGGCCATGGCAGACCTCGCAAGAGAGTTGGAACACCTCGCAGAGACCGACCGGCAGATCGCGGCGGCACAAGCTCAAATCGCGGCGGTTGAAGCCACCGCGGAAAAACTCGCCGGGGCGGGCGCCGACTGCGCGCAGACGGAAAAGCTGTTGGCCACCATGCGAGACAGCGTGGCAACCTTCGTCGACCAGCGACGTCTGATCGCCGAAACCATCGAAGACATCCGGGCCGGACGACGGTAAGGCATCGACTTCACCCGGCGCTTGCAAGGAGCGCCGGCAGCAAGACCAGTTGCGGCACCGGCCGCATGCAGAAACGAGCCGTTCCGTGCACAACGGGCCCCTTCACGCGCCCTTCCGTGCGCCATGTCGTCACTTTCCCCGCAAGATCAACATCGTGCGCTGGCTTTGACTTCTCGTAACCGGTACTGAACTGGTACTCGGGTGGTTAAATCAACCGCGTCGCCGGGCCCTGCCCGCGGCGCTGCAGGTGCAGATGCCGGCCGTCTTTTACGAGGAGATGGCGCGGCAGACAGGGCTCCGCGCTCGCCCATCGCGAGGGGCATTGCGGCATCCTCGAGTCACCCGTCTGTTCCAGCGGCTCTCCGGCCCTCGCACCCTGCCTCCCCCGGCAGTCGCAGTGCGAGTTCGAACCCCCGAAGGAGATGCCCTCATGCCTCACCCTGTTTCAACACGGCGAGCGCGCTTGCGCTTGCTCACCGCCGCTGTCGCCGTGATGGCCGCAGCCTCGCTCCATGCCGCTCACCCCGAGTGGAAAGCCGACACCTTCTATCCGGCGGGCACGCTGGTGTCCTATCAAGGGCGCAACTACCGCGCATTGGTCGACCAGGTGGATCACAGCAACTCAGGCTGGAACCCGACGGTGGCCAGCCTGTGGGCCGCCGCAGGTGGAGACGCGCCGTCGCCGGCCCCGGGCGCCTCACCGCAGCCGACCCCCACCAACCCCTTGCCCGCGGCCGAATGCGGTGCGCCGTGGAACAGCAGCACGGTCTACACCGGCGGGGAAGTCGTGAGCCACCAGGGTTCCAACTTTCGAGCCAACTGGTGGACACAAGGCCAGGACCCGGCGGCCAACAGCGGCCCGACCGGAAGTGGCCAACCGTGGACGATGGTCGACAGCTGCGGCAGCAACCCGCCCCCGCCGCCAGGGCCCACACCACCTCCCGGGCCCACGCCACCCCCCGGCCCCACCCCGCCACCGGGGCCCACCCCGCCACCACCGCCACCGCCTCCACCACCGCCTGCGCCGCCCCCCGGGCCGACACCACCCCCACCCCCACCCCCACCCCCACCGCCCTCAGGCCCGCCCGCTCCCAGGCCTCAAGGATTCGTGTTCGGGCCCTACAAGGACGTGACGATCAACATGGACTTCAACACCAACGTCATCTCGACCGCGGTGCCCGGCAGCCGGCAGCCGCTGCTCGACGCCTTGCCAAGCGGCGTCAGGACCGTCACCTGGGCGTTTGCGACCGGTGAATGCGGCCAGGAAAGCTGGGGCGGCATCCAGCCCGCCGCGCTGGTGCAGGCCAACGTCCAGCGCTTCGTCAGCGCCGGCCGCAACTACATCATCTCGACCGGCGGTGCCGCGGGCGCCTTCACCTGCAGCAGCGATGCGGGCTTCGAGGCCTTCCTGGAGCACTACGAGTCGTCCAACCTGGTCGGGGTCGACTTCGACATCGAAGGCGGACAGAGCCAGGAGGTCATCAACGACCTGGTGCAGCGTGCCATCGCAGCCCAGCGCAACCACCCCAGGCTGCGCTTCAGCTTCACGCTGGCCACGCTCGGCGGCAACTCGCCGCAAAGCCTGGGCGCCGCCGGTGTGCGCACGATGGAAGCCTTGAAGGCGTTCGGCATGCGCAACTTCATCATCAACCTGATGGTGATGGACTACGGCAGCGCGTCTCCCAGCGTCTGCACCGTCGGCCCCGATGGTCGCTGCGACATGGGCCAATCGGCGTTGCAGGCGGCGATCAACCTGCACGAGCACCATGGTGTGCCGTTCAACCAGATCGAGCTGACGCCGATGATCGGTGGCAACGATGTCGTGACCGAGACGTTCACGCTGAACGACGTCAACACCGTCTCGTCCTTCGCACGGCAGAACGGGCTGGCGGGCGTGCACTTCTGGTCGGTGGACCGGGACGTCGACTGCCCGCCCGGACCCGCCTCGCCGACCTGCAACAGCTTCGGTCAAGCGGGCGCCTTTGGGTTCACCAACCGCTTCCTGTCCACCGTGGGTCGCTGACGCAACGGCTTTCGTGACGGGTCGCCCGCGCCTGCGGGCGGCCCCCCGCCGAACGGGCCCGCCCGTTCGGCGGGTCTAGTGTTTTCGGCCGGCGATCACGCCCGCCGTCACACCGCGGCCAAGGCCTGTTCCAGGTCGGCCCGCAGATCGGCCAGATCCTCGACACCGACCGACAACCGCACCAGCGTGTCGCCGATGCCAAGGCGCGTCCGCTGCTCGGGCGGGATGGTGGCGTGCGTCATGATGGCCGGGTGTTCGATCAGGCTTTCGACGCCTCCCAGGCTTTCGGCCAGCGTGAACAGCTCACAACGCTCGAGGAAGCGCCGCGTGCCGGCCAGGTCGGACGCCAGATCGAGCGACACCATGCCCCCATACCCATTCATCTGCCGCTGCGCCAAAGCGTATTGCGGATGCGACGCGAGCCCCGGGTAGCGCACACGGGCGACCTTCGGGTGGTGCTCCAGCCACTCCGCCAGCGCCAAGGCATTGCTGCAGTGGCGCTCCATCCGTAGCGCCAGGGTCTTCAG from Caldimonas brevitalea encodes the following:
- a CDS encoding RHS repeat domain-containing protein produces the protein MRTQDAALGAPNRGREPAGFFRTTIPALILSVAAVGFTGPAGAASVTYTYDVLGRVKTVQYSTGVLITYSYDAAGNRTSVVTTVPS
- a CDS encoding carbohydrate-binding protein — translated: MPHPVSTRRARLRLLTAAVAVMAAASLHAAHPEWKADTFYPAGTLVSYQGRNYRALVDQVDHSNSGWNPTVASLWAAAGGDAPSPAPGASPQPTPTNPLPAAECGAPWNSSTVYTGGEVVSHQGSNFRANWWTQGQDPAANSGPTGSGQPWTMVDSCGSNPPPPPGPTPPPGPTPPPGPTPPPGPTPPPPPPPPPPPAPPPGPTPPPPPPPPPPPSGPPAPRPQGFVFGPYKDVTINMDFNTNVISTAVPGSRQPLLDALPSGVRTVTWAFATGECGQESWGGIQPAALVQANVQRFVSAGRNYIISTGGAAGAFTCSSDAGFEAFLEHYESSNLVGVDFDIEGGQSQEVINDLVQRAIAAQRNHPRLRFSFTLATLGGNSPQSLGAAGVRTMEALKAFGMRNFIINLMVMDYGSASPSVCTVGPDGRCDMGQSALQAAINLHEHHGVPFNQIELTPMIGGNDVVTETFTLNDVNTVSSFARQNGLAGVHFWSVDRDVDCPPGPASPTCNSFGQAGAFGFTNRFLSTVGR
- a CDS encoding PEP-CTERM sorting domain-containing protein, producing the protein MPILLPFAPSGRLRTSHCRDRPVLGGVKAAKAFSQALAVGVLVVSATAASADVLTVTQNVRVRGDVLHLNLPVPPDQIYTGSYRVTAPTVDEIVDSAGHDEAIAHIYHHSVVDSFDFRMRGGTSGTIDVDIDLGKLTGTELRSTAFTSAQLNMFGRRRIMEVTANVDAVYLPVPEPASVALLAAGLIGLAGRKTLWRRIAPTAHA